Proteins co-encoded in one Rutidosis leptorrhynchoides isolate AG116_Rl617_1_P2 unplaced genomic scaffold, CSIRO_AGI_Rlap_v1 contig489, whole genome shotgun sequence genomic window:
- the LOC139884002 gene encoding cyclin-dependent kinase F-4-like, which produces MDGGDLSNIIEHNEFYPFSEADIKKWCFQLFLGLLHIHGHGFIHCDLKPDNLLISRDMVVVKIADFGLAREIIPRDSDHHTNCITHRAKTTLWYRAPEALLNSNTCGQEVDMWAMGVIMAELFNLSLMVPGQSEDNQMLRICQVIGSPSMDTWPERIELAKAKGYQFPECNAKISP; this is translated from the coding sequence ATGGACGGTGGCGACTTGTCAAATATAATTGAACATAACGAATTTTATCCATTCTCCGAAGCCGACATAAAAAAGTGGTGCTTTCAACTATTTCTAGGCCTCTTACACATTCACGGACACGGATTCATCCACTGCGACTTGAAACCAGACAACTTGTTGATTAGTCGAGATATGGTCGTCGTCAAGATTGCCGACTTCGGACTCGCCAGGGAGATCATACCACGAGATTCTGATCATCATACTAATTGCATTACTCATCGAGCTAAGACGACATTATGGTATAGGGCACCAGAGGCTCTACTGAATTCTAACACATGCGGTCAGGAAGTCGATATGTGGGCCATGGGTGTAATCATGGCCGAGCTGTTTAACCTTTCTCTCATGGTTCCGGGTCAGAGCGAGGATAATCAGATGCTACGTATATGCCAAGTCATTGGCAGCCCGAGCATGGACACATGGCCAGAACGAATCGAGCTTGCCAAAGCCAAGGGTTACCAGTTTCCAGAGTGCAATGCAAAAATCTCTCCTTGA
- the LOC139884003 gene encoding nudix hydrolase 16, mitochondrial-like: MSNLVARTGRHQQRYENGCRLIAGCIPYRYGTSVEDGDGTPKNVVQVLMINSASGPGLLFPKGGWENDETMEEAALREALEEAGVRGDKKHFLGDYHFKSKSLQDEFTPEGLCKAAMFALFVTEELQSWPEESTRQRSWLNTSDALQCCRHPWMKDALLAFIEWHANQIPENSSSEQD; encoded by the exons ATGTCTAATTTGGTGGCTCGTACTGGTCGTCATCAGCAACGATATGAGAATGGCTGCCGCCTCATTGCTGG GTGTATTCCTTATAGATATGGAACATCAGTTGAGGATGGTGATGGCACGCCTAAGAATGTTGTTCAGGTACTGATGATTAACTCAGCTAGCGGACCAGGACTTCTGTTTCCAAAG GGTGGATGGGAAAATGATGAAACCATGGAGGAAGCAGCTTTACGTGAAGCTCTAGAGGAGGCAGGAGTGCGAGGTGACAAGAAG CATTTTCTAGGTGACTACCATTTCAAAAGCAAGAGCCTTCAAGACGAGTTTACTCCAGAAGGTTTGTGTAAAGCTGCAATGTTCGCTTTGTTTGTAACAGAGGAGCTTCAATCATGGCCAGAAGAAAGCACTCGCCAGAGAAGTTGGCTTAATACCTCTGACGCTTTACAATGTTGTCGGCATCCGTGGATGAAAGATGCTCTTCTAGCGTTTATTGAATGGCATGCTAATCAAATCCCAGAGAACTCGTCATCAGAGCAGGACTGA